The following proteins come from a genomic window of Pyxidicoccus sp. MSG2:
- a CDS encoding FAD-binding oxidoreductase yields the protein MTLDTQRARGQAGGGLPPGMTPDLVEQLRTRLRGGLVRPGDADYEESCRVYNAMIQKHPALIARCADVADVIASVGFAREQKLTLAIRGGGHNGGGLGICEGGLVVDLSRMRGVRVDPVARTVRVSGGSVWGDVDHATHAFGLAVPSGIISTTGVGGLTLGGGLGHLSRRYGLSIDSLLAVDLVLADGRFVTASAEQHPDLFWAVRGGGGNFGVVTSFLFRAHPVGSVIGGPTLWPLERAAEVMQWYRDFISAAPEELGGFFAFMTVPPGPPFPEPLHLKKMCAVVWCYTGDPARADEVFAPVRALSPALHGVQPMPYPVLQSMFDALYPPGLQWYWRADFVKELPDAAIARHVEFAERLPTMHSTMHLYPIDGAVHRVAPGDTAFSFRDARWAEVIVGVDPSPGKAREISTWTKDYWNALHPYSAGGAYVNFMMDEGQERVQATYRDNYARLVEVKKRYDPDNLFHVNQNIRPTSAGAEELPH from the coding sequence ATGACCCTGGACACCCAGCGTGCACGCGGACAGGCGGGCGGAGGGCTTCCGCCCGGGATGACCCCTGACCTGGTGGAGCAACTTCGGACCCGACTGCGGGGCGGGCTCGTCCGCCCCGGGGACGCCGACTACGAGGAGAGCTGCCGCGTCTACAACGCCATGATTCAGAAGCACCCGGCGCTCATCGCCCGGTGCGCCGACGTGGCGGATGTCATCGCGTCGGTCGGCTTCGCCCGTGAACAGAAGCTCACCCTGGCCATCCGCGGCGGTGGGCACAACGGCGGCGGGCTGGGCATCTGCGAGGGAGGCCTGGTGGTGGACCTGTCGCGCATGCGGGGCGTACGGGTGGACCCCGTCGCGCGCACGGTGCGCGTCTCCGGTGGCAGCGTCTGGGGCGACGTGGACCATGCCACGCACGCGTTCGGCCTCGCCGTCCCCTCGGGCATCATCTCCACCACCGGCGTGGGCGGGCTCACCCTGGGCGGCGGACTGGGCCACCTCTCGCGCCGCTACGGCCTCAGCATCGACAGCCTGCTCGCCGTGGACCTGGTGCTCGCGGACGGGCGCTTCGTCACCGCGAGCGCCGAGCAGCACCCGGACCTGTTCTGGGCGGTGCGCGGCGGCGGCGGCAACTTCGGCGTCGTCACCTCCTTCCTCTTCCGGGCCCATCCGGTGGGCTCCGTCATCGGCGGGCCCACCCTCTGGCCCCTGGAGCGCGCCGCGGAGGTGATGCAGTGGTACCGCGACTTCATCTCCGCCGCGCCGGAGGAGCTCGGTGGCTTCTTCGCCTTCATGACCGTGCCGCCCGGGCCGCCCTTCCCCGAACCCCTGCACCTCAAGAAGATGTGCGCGGTGGTGTGGTGCTACACCGGGGACCCGGCGCGCGCGGATGAGGTGTTCGCACCGGTGCGGGCGCTGTCTCCGGCGCTGCACGGCGTGCAGCCCATGCCCTACCCCGTCCTGCAGAGCATGTTCGATGCGCTCTACCCGCCCGGCCTCCAGTGGTACTGGCGCGCGGACTTCGTGAAGGAATTGCCAGACGCGGCCATCGCCCGGCACGTGGAGTTCGCCGAGCGGCTGCCGACGATGCACTCCACCATGCACCTCTACCCCATCGACGGGGCGGTGCACCGCGTGGCCCCCGGCGACACCGCGTTCAGCTTCCGGGATGCGCGCTGGGCCGAGGTCATCGTCGGCGTGGACCCCTCACCGGGCAAGGCGCGGGAAATCTCCACCTGGACGAAGGACTACTGGAACGCGCTGCACCCCTACTCCGCGGGCGGCGCCTACGTGAACTTCATGATGGACGAGGGCCAGGAGCGCGTGCAGGCGACGTACCGGGACAACTACGCCCGGCTGGTCGAGGTGAAGAAGCGCTACGACCCGGACAACCTCTTCCACGTGAATCAGAACATCCGTCCCACCTCGGCCGGGGCCGAGGAGCTGCCGCACTGA